The Vibrio splendidus genome has a window encoding:
- a CDS encoding ChrR family anti-sigma-E factor, which produces MIKHHPNAAILKDFVDGTLADSVSLIVSSHVELCEHCQQQVSMLTAQAADTVFESDTSAFENDTARLKLSDSEMDALLSDDEEFDFDAIDQITADSSQAIEVTPEVQQVTVADTTFTIPRALNSVARKDWMNLGKISRARLDFDDEAHHTSLLHIDKDGQVPCHTHKGFEITLLLEGSFEDEMGVYNKGDFIWLDGDHTHQPATKEGCVCLTVSSDALYFTKGVSQLFNPLGKYIY; this is translated from the coding sequence ATGATTAAACACCACCCAAATGCCGCAATTTTGAAAGATTTTGTCGATGGCACACTTGCAGACTCAGTTTCTTTGATTGTCTCTAGCCATGTAGAACTGTGTGAACACTGCCAACAACAAGTAAGCATGCTGACGGCGCAAGCTGCTGACACTGTCTTTGAAAGCGATACATCTGCCTTTGAAAACGACACAGCAAGGCTAAAACTGTCTGACAGCGAAATGGATGCGCTCCTATCCGATGACGAAGAATTTGATTTTGACGCTATCGACCAGATCACTGCTGATTCATCTCAAGCTATCGAAGTGACACCCGAAGTTCAGCAAGTTACGGTTGCAGACACCACGTTCACTATTCCTCGCGCGTTGAACTCAGTGGCGAGAAAAGACTGGATGAACTTAGGCAAAATTTCGCGAGCGCGACTCGATTTTGATGACGAAGCTCATCACACCAGCTTGCTGCACATCGACAAAGATGGACAAGTGCCTTGCCACACCCACAAAGGCTTTGAGATTACGCTTCTTTTAGAAGGCAGTTTCGAAGACGAAATGGGCGTCTACAACAAAGGCGACTTCATCTGGTTAGATGGTGACCACACCCACCAACCAGCCACCAAAGAAGGTTGTGTGTGTTTAACTGTTTCAAGTGATGCGCTTTACTTCACAAAAGGTGTGAGCCAGTTATTCAACCCACTGGGTAAATACATTTATTAG
- a CDS encoding sigma-70 family RNA polymerase sigma factor, which translates to MQVESRSSGNGKEHVIIPDNKLPNEIKVPTELSSWLILVGSDRDKQAFTCLFKFFAPKIKRFGISKLGSEAAANELVQDTMTNVWKKAHLYNEEKGAGTTWVYTVMRNAAFDMLRKVKAKAEQTIADDIWPIDAMVAESQSDELPFGDHLMSRHVMTQIEKLPLAQKTIVKGVYFQELSQEQLAQQLGVPLGTVKSRLRLALAKLKVHMGEQDHD; encoded by the coding sequence ATGCAAGTCGAAAGCAGAAGTTCAGGGAACGGCAAGGAGCATGTCATTATCCCCGACAACAAACTACCTAATGAAATTAAGGTACCTACAGAGCTCTCAAGCTGGTTGATTTTGGTTGGTTCAGACCGAGACAAACAAGCCTTCACCTGTTTGTTCAAGTTCTTCGCACCTAAGATCAAGCGTTTTGGAATCAGCAAATTGGGCAGCGAGGCTGCTGCAAACGAGCTAGTTCAAGACACAATGACTAACGTTTGGAAGAAAGCGCATCTCTACAACGAAGAGAAAGGCGCTGGGACTACTTGGGTCTACACCGTGATGCGAAACGCTGCTTTCGACATGCTAAGAAAGGTAAAAGCTAAAGCAGAGCAAACCATCGCTGACGACATTTGGCCAATAGATGCAATGGTCGCGGAATCTCAAAGTGATGAATTACCGTTTGGTGATCATTTGATGAGCCGCCATGTAATGACTCAAATAGAGAAGTTGCCTTTGGCTCAGAAAACGATTGTTAAAGGCGTTTACTTTCAGGAGTTGTCACAAGAGCAACTCGCTCAACAACTTGGCGTCCCACTTGGAACCGTGAAATCACGTCTAAGACTCGCTTTAGCCAAACTTAAGGTTCACATGGGGGAACAAGATCATGATTAA
- a CDS encoding LON peptidase substrate-binding domain-containing protein: MPNSSSQTTRTDAEPETLVESSLELAVFPLPIFLLPGGRQRLRIFEPKYLAMVAHAAQGDGFIIATQDSTNSEHLSSWGTKVSIVDFNMSDDQILEIDVEGQQLVQLHGSFRDDDDLIKSQFRLLPHWPDLECKVPNVFTAFLVQLFQDHDSIRTLYPTPDFESPRWICARLLEMMPIPLEKKTEFTEPASFPSLVPFLNQIITGQ, from the coding sequence CCAGAGACACTCGTAGAGTCTTCTCTCGAGCTCGCCGTATTTCCCCTTCCGATATTTCTTCTGCCCGGAGGTCGCCAGAGGCTACGCATCTTTGAACCAAAATATCTTGCTATGGTTGCACATGCGGCCCAAGGAGATGGGTTCATTATTGCCACCCAAGACAGCACCAACTCTGAACATCTCAGTTCTTGGGGAACCAAAGTGTCCATCGTTGATTTCAACATGTCTGACGACCAAATTTTGGAAATCGATGTCGAAGGTCAACAACTGGTTCAGCTTCACGGATCATTTCGAGACGACGATGACCTGATAAAAAGCCAGTTCAGGTTATTACCTCATTGGCCAGATCTAGAATGCAAAGTACCGAACGTATTTACTGCATTCTTAGTACAGCTGTTTCAAGACCACGATTCAATCAGAACGCTCTACCCCACTCCAGACTTCGAAAGCCCACGATGGATCTGTGCGCGATTACTCGAAATGATGCCTATCCCATTGGAAAAGAAAACAGAATTTACCGAACCCGCTAGCTTTCCTTCTTTAGTTCCTTTTTTGAATCAAATCATTACGGGGCAATAA
- a CDS encoding YbgA family protein, with translation MDKKIKIGISACVAGHKVRFDTGHKRSRFCTDDLADYVELEPVCPEMGIGLPTPRPTIRQTRMLDDIIHVSRPDGSGDVTDELIEFGQNYSKNNQHIAGFIVCQKSPTCGMERVKIYHHHGRGSESTGVGLFTKQVMEGNPLLPVEENGRLNDPILRENFMTRVFTYQKWLNLVDEGVTKHKLIQFHSAHKYLVMCHHIEGYKKLGKLLASNDLEIDELAKQYIEGLMTALSHHANRGSHANTLHHLQGYFKKQLSSAHKQELTNQISSFREGLVPLLVPLTLINHYLMEYPNEYLESQVYLNPHPQELKLRYGY, from the coding sequence ATGGATAAAAAAATAAAAATAGGCATTAGTGCATGTGTCGCCGGTCATAAAGTTCGGTTCGATACTGGTCATAAACGTTCGCGCTTCTGCACCGACGATCTTGCAGATTACGTAGAGTTGGAACCTGTTTGCCCAGAGATGGGCATTGGTCTTCCAACGCCTCGACCAACCATCCGTCAAACAAGAATGTTAGACGATATCATCCATGTTTCTCGCCCAGATGGTTCTGGCGATGTCACCGATGAACTGATCGAGTTCGGTCAAAATTATTCAAAGAACAACCAACACATCGCTGGCTTTATTGTGTGTCAGAAAAGCCCAACCTGTGGCATGGAGCGAGTAAAAATTTACCACCACCATGGACGTGGCTCTGAATCGACAGGCGTTGGCTTGTTCACCAAACAAGTGATGGAAGGCAACCCATTACTTCCTGTTGAAGAGAATGGTCGCCTCAATGACCCTATTTTGCGCGAAAACTTCATGACACGTGTCTTCACTTATCAGAAGTGGCTAAACCTTGTTGACGAAGGCGTAACTAAACACAAGCTGATTCAATTCCACAGCGCTCACAAGTACTTGGTAATGTGTCACCACATTGAAGGCTATAAGAAACTTGGGAAATTATTAGCAAGCAACGATCTTGAAATCGATGAGTTGGCAAAACAATATATTGAAGGCTTGATGACGGCATTATCTCACCACGCGAACCGTGGTAGCCACGCCAATACTCTGCATCATTTGCAAGGTTACTTTAAGAAACAATTGAGTAGCGCGCACAAGCAAGAGCTTACCAATCAGATTTCATCATTCAGAGAAGGTCTTGTTCCTCTGTTAGTTCCACTAACACTGATTAACCACTACTTGATGGAATATCCAAACGAGTACCTTGAATCACAGGTTTACCTAAACCCGCACCCACAAGAACTTAAGCTGAGATACGGATATTGA